A region of Streptomyces sp. TG1A-60 DNA encodes the following proteins:
- a CDS encoding glycoside hydrolase, with the protein MVRAIAPIVPLALGAGLMAAPTATADESAPAARSAVTVQIDPSYQQQEFEGWGTSLVWFANATGNYPEPVRRQLVDMLFGKDGLGLNIARYNIGGGNAPDVRKDYMKAGATMEGFWKAPEGTTRQDMEWWDPDNPDHWNWDADSGQRWWVDQIKHKITKWEAFSNSPPWFQTVSGYVSGGFDSSADQIRADRVDEFATYLVRVTEEMEKAHGIDFDTIAPLNEPNTPYWGTQIGADGQPTGGRQEGAHAGPALQQKVVLALDKALEGAKTEAEISAMDETNPTTFTRNWNAYDTAARAVLPQLNVHTYGTGMRTSARDIAKGADKKLWMSEVEGTWGTGTDFTSMDPGLGIATRMVDDMRELEPSAWVFWQPIEDSIPQAAAGKNWGSIHVPFNCTAEDTLETCPIRANSKFHTIRNFTHHIRPGDHFVKVDDPSSVAAVKKSGRAATVVHVNGGTTARSVTLDLSRFGKVSSRATVTPVVTSADGALVKGTPVRVNDSSATLDVPAESVTTFLVKGVSGVAKDAALVQRGHVYRLQGTQSGKSLVPSEDGTGVVIRTTDTDSAEQLWAVRKLTRGVDNRERYVLTNARTGGRLAVRDNQAVLDEPAGGIVPEAAQWVMSTTGDGSWTFVNAATGRLVDVTGQSSADGAKVSTYTPTSAANQRWAVIDETVLRTERAEAFTVPGLRPKLPETVTPVFRDGARGSLPVVWDLPSDRKWRKPGTVRVTGEATDSLGRTIRAKAVVTVDTITSTRTGRAKTYVGGVPELPTTVVGVGRHGGRTDLPVTWDAAPRGAFAKAGVVTLTGTAEAVGGGTVDATVRVQVTEGTETNIAPDENVSVGATFTESGYDAERLRNGNTAEKAWSNWKPGTKNPSDTIAFTLPKARDLTRVVAHFHRDGTNASFPASLKVQVRVADDGPWTDASGSVAVGTEGTPVVDVPLDAGPATGVRVVMTARQGGYITMGEIEVYAKVPGVSSDAAAASIEVAGRPIPSFDPGTTTYRVVTGAPGRAPVTATARDPYATVTVDRSGRTAVVSVTGEDGSQTRKYRIELVRR; encoded by the coding sequence CGGCCTCAACATCGCGCGCTACAACATCGGCGGCGGCAACGCCCCGGACGTCCGCAAGGACTACATGAAGGCCGGCGCGACCATGGAGGGCTTCTGGAAGGCCCCCGAGGGAACCACCCGGCAGGACATGGAGTGGTGGGACCCGGACAACCCCGACCACTGGAACTGGGACGCCGACTCGGGCCAGCGCTGGTGGGTGGACCAGATCAAGCACAAGATCACCAAGTGGGAGGCGTTCAGCAACTCGCCGCCCTGGTTCCAGACCGTCAGCGGCTATGTCTCCGGCGGCTTCGACTCCAGTGCGGACCAGATCCGCGCGGACCGGGTCGACGAGTTCGCCACCTACCTGGTGCGGGTCACCGAGGAGATGGAGAAGGCGCACGGCATCGACTTCGACACCATCGCCCCGCTGAACGAGCCCAACACGCCCTACTGGGGCACCCAGATAGGAGCGGACGGCCAGCCCACGGGCGGACGCCAGGAGGGCGCGCACGCGGGACCGGCCCTCCAGCAGAAGGTGGTCCTGGCCCTCGACAAGGCCCTCGAAGGGGCGAAGACCGAAGCCGAGATCTCGGCGATGGACGAGACCAACCCCACGACGTTCACCCGGAACTGGAACGCCTACGACACCGCCGCACGGGCTGTCCTCCCCCAGCTCAACGTCCACACCTACGGCACCGGCATGCGCACCAGCGCGCGGGACATCGCCAAGGGCGCGGACAAGAAGCTCTGGATGAGCGAGGTCGAGGGCACCTGGGGCACCGGCACCGACTTCACGAGCATGGACCCCGGCCTCGGGATCGCCACCCGCATGGTCGACGACATGCGTGAACTGGAGCCCTCCGCCTGGGTGTTCTGGCAGCCGATCGAGGACTCCATTCCGCAGGCCGCGGCCGGCAAGAACTGGGGCAGCATCCACGTCCCGTTCAACTGCACGGCCGAGGACACCCTGGAGACCTGCCCGATCCGTGCCAACTCCAAGTTCCACACGATCCGGAACTTTACCCACCACATCCGCCCCGGCGACCACTTCGTGAAGGTCGACGACCCCTCCAGCGTCGCCGCCGTCAAGAAGTCCGGCCGTGCGGCCACCGTGGTCCACGTGAACGGCGGCACGACCGCGCGTTCCGTCACCCTGGACCTCTCGCGCTTCGGCAAGGTCTCCTCCCGCGCCACCGTGACCCCCGTCGTGACGAGCGCCGACGGCGCCCTCGTGAAGGGCACACCGGTCCGGGTGAACGACAGCTCGGCCACGCTCGACGTCCCCGCCGAGTCCGTCACCACCTTCCTGGTCAAGGGCGTCAGCGGCGTCGCGAAGGACGCGGCCCTCGTCCAGCGCGGGCATGTCTACCGGCTCCAGGGCACGCAGAGCGGCAAGTCGCTGGTCCCGTCCGAGGACGGCACGGGCGTCGTCATCCGCACGACCGACACCGACAGCGCGGAGCAACTGTGGGCGGTGCGCAAGCTGACCCGCGGCGTCGACAACCGTGAGCGCTACGTTCTGACCAACGCCCGCACCGGCGGGCGGCTCGCGGTGCGCGACAACCAGGCCGTCCTCGACGAGCCCGCCGGCGGCATAGTGCCCGAGGCGGCCCAGTGGGTCATGTCGACCACGGGGGACGGCAGTTGGACATTCGTGAACGCCGCCACCGGTCGCCTCGTCGACGTCACCGGGCAGTCGTCGGCGGACGGTGCCAAGGTGTCGACGTACACCCCGACCTCGGCGGCCAACCAGCGCTGGGCCGTGATCGACGAGACCGTGCTGCGCACCGAGCGGGCCGAGGCGTTCACCGTTCCCGGTCTGCGGCCGAAGCTGCCGGAGACGGTAACCCCGGTGTTCCGGGACGGCGCCCGGGGGTCCCTGCCCGTGGTGTGGGACCTGCCGTCGGACCGCAAGTGGCGCAAGCCCGGGACCGTACGCGTCACGGGTGAGGCCACCGACTCCCTCGGACGGACGATCCGCGCGAAGGCCGTGGTCACCGTCGACACGATCACCTCGACCCGGACCGGCCGCGCCAAGACCTACGTCGGCGGCGTCCCGGAGTTGCCGACGACGGTCGTCGGTGTCGGCCGGCACGGCGGCCGGACCGATCTCCCGGTGACCTGGGACGCGGCACCCCGCGGCGCGTTCGCCAAGGCGGGCGTGGTGACCCTGACCGGCACCGCGGAGGCCGTCGGCGGCGGAACGGTCGACGCGACCGTGCGCGTGCAGGTCACCGAGGGCACGGAGACCAACATCGCGCCCGACGAGAACGTCTCCGTGGGCGCCACCTTCACCGAGAGCGGCTACGACGCCGAGCGGCTGCGCAACGGCAACACCGCCGAGAAGGCCTGGTCCAACTGGAAGCCGGGCACCAAGAACCCGTCCGACACCATCGCCTTCACCCTGCCGAAGGCCCGCGACCTCACCAGGGTCGTCGCCCACTTCCACCGGGACGGGACCAACGCCTCCTTCCCCGCCAGCCTGAAGGTGCAGGTCCGCGTGGCTGACGACGGCCCCTGGACCGACGCGAGCGGCTCCGTCGCGGTCGGCACCGAGGGCACACCGGTGGTCGACGTCCCGCTCGACGCGGGTCCGGCGACCGGCGTGCGCGTGGTCATGACCGCACGCCAGGGCGGCTACATCACCATGGGCGAGATCGAGGTGTACGCCAAGGTTCCCGGCGTCTCCTCGGACGCCGCCGCCGCCTCCATCGAGGTGGCCGGCAGGCCGATCCCGTCCTTCGATCCCGGCACCACCACCTACCGGGTCGTCACCGGAGCCCCGGGCCGGGCGCCGGTCACGGCGACGGCCCGTGACCCGTACGCGACCGTCACCGTGGACCGGAGCGGTCGCACGGCCGTCGTCTCCGTGACCGGTGAGGACGGCTCGCAGACCCGGAAGTACCGGATCGAGCTCGTCCGACGCTGA
- a CDS encoding cellulase family glycosylhydrolase: protein MRTTRSTQRRNPLHALLAGLASLVGLTLLGVLAPAAAQAQSSSDALATGLHISDGRLLEGNGNDFVMRGVNHAHTWYPGETQSLADIKALGANTVRVVLSDGHRWTENSPADVANVVAQCKANRLICVLEVHDTTGYGEEAAAGTLDHAADYWIGLKGVLTGEENYVIVNIGNEPWGNTDPEGWTAPTVAAVKKLRAAGFEHTIMVDAPNWGQDWQGVMRANARSVYEADTTGNLIFSIHMYSVFDTAAEINDYLGAFVNAGLPLLIGEFGGPADQWGDPDEDTMMAAAERLDLGYLAWSWSGNTDPVLDLAIDFDPARLSGWGQRVFNGTDGIAQTSKEATVFGGGNPGDTQAPTTPGTPTASAVTATSATLSWTAATDDVGVTGYDIVRVSGSTETKLATSTTNSVTLSGLTADTAYTFAVYARDAAGNRSARSATVAVTTDEDGGTPGGNCAVTYRATNEWQGGFQGEIVIRNTGTTAVSRWTLAFTFADGQTITNMWGGTATQNGGSVSVAPASYTSTIPAAGSVTVGFTGSKGGTNTAPSTFTLNGAACASG, encoded by the coding sequence GTGAGAACGACACGAAGCACGCAGCGAAGGAACCCCTTACACGCCCTCCTGGCCGGACTCGCGAGCCTGGTCGGGCTCACGCTCCTCGGCGTCCTCGCCCCGGCCGCCGCCCAGGCGCAGTCCTCGTCCGACGCCCTCGCCACCGGCCTGCACATCAGCGACGGCCGGCTGCTGGAGGGCAACGGCAACGATTTCGTGATGCGCGGCGTCAACCACGCCCACACCTGGTATCCGGGCGAGACGCAGTCGCTGGCCGACATCAAGGCGCTCGGCGCCAACACCGTCCGCGTCGTCCTCTCCGACGGGCACCGCTGGACCGAGAACAGCCCCGCCGACGTGGCGAACGTCGTCGCCCAGTGCAAGGCCAACCGGCTCATCTGCGTCCTGGAGGTGCACGACACCACCGGATACGGCGAGGAGGCCGCGGCCGGGACGCTGGACCACGCGGCCGACTACTGGATCGGCCTCAAGGGCGTGCTCACCGGCGAGGAGAACTACGTCATCGTCAACATCGGCAACGAGCCCTGGGGCAACACCGATCCGGAAGGCTGGACCGCCCCCACCGTCGCCGCCGTGAAGAAGCTGCGGGCCGCCGGCTTCGAGCACACGATCATGGTGGACGCACCCAACTGGGGCCAGGACTGGCAGGGCGTCATGCGCGCCAACGCCCGGTCCGTGTACGAGGCCGACACGACCGGCAACCTGATCTTCTCGATCCACATGTACAGCGTCTTCGACACTGCGGCGGAGATCAACGACTACCTGGGCGCCTTCGTGAACGCCGGACTGCCCCTCCTCATCGGCGAGTTCGGCGGGCCCGCCGACCAGTGGGGCGACCCGGACGAGGACACCATGATGGCCGCCGCCGAGCGACTGGACCTCGGCTATCTCGCCTGGTCCTGGAGCGGCAACACCGACCCGGTCCTGGACCTGGCGATCGACTTCGACCCCGCACGGCTCAGCGGGTGGGGGCAGCGCGTCTTCAACGGCACCGACGGCATCGCGCAGACGTCGAAGGAGGCCACGGTCTTCGGCGGCGGCAACCCGGGCGACACCCAGGCGCCGACCACCCCCGGCACCCCGACCGCCTCGGCCGTGACGGCCACATCGGCCACTCTCTCCTGGACCGCGGCCACGGACGACGTCGGCGTCACCGGCTACGACATCGTCCGGGTGAGCGGCTCCACCGAGACCAAGCTCGCGACCTCCACCACCAACTCAGTCACCCTGAGCGGCCTCACCGCCGACACGGCGTACACCTTCGCCGTCTACGCCCGTGACGCGGCCGGCAACCGGTCGGCGCGCTCCGCCACGGTCGCCGTCACGACGGACGAGGACGGCGGCACACCCGGCGGGAACTGCGCCGTGACCTACCGCGCCACCAACGAGTGGCAGGGCGGCTTCCAGGGCGAGATCGTCATCCGCAACACCGGCACCACCGCCGTCAGCCGCTGGACCCTGGCCTTCACGTTCGCCGACGGCCAGACGATCACGAACATGTGGGGCGGGACCGCCACCCAGAACGGCGGCTCGGTGAGCGTCGCACCCGCCTCCTACACCTCCACCATCCCCGCCGCGGGCTCCGTGACCGTCGGCTTCACCGGCAGCAAGGGCGGCACCAACACCGCGCCGTCCACGTTCACGCTCAACGGGGCCGCCTGCGCGAGCGGTTGA